The genomic stretch GGATCGATCACCACCGGCATGCGGTCGTGGATATGGGCGATGTCGGCATTGGCGTTGACCGTCAGGATGGCACCGGTGTCCATTTCCGAACCGCCAGGCTCGGCATAGGTCTCGATCAGGCCGGCGAAGGCGACCAGGCCGCCATGCCTGGGCCGGACCCAGTAAGGCTGCCCCTTCTTGCCCCCGCTCTGCCGCCATTCGTAGAAGCCAGATGCCGGCACCAACGCGCGGCGATGGCGCATGGCGGCCTTGAACGAGGCCTTTTCGATTGCGCCTTCCGAGCGCGCGTTGAACAGCAGCGGAAATTCCCTGGTGTCCTTGACCCAGGCGGGAATGAGCCCCCAGCGCACCAGCATCGGCTGACGGTCCGGCAAATTGGAGCCCGGCGCGCGCGGCACACCGGCGGTCGCCATCAGCACCGGCTGCGTCGGCGCGATGTTGTAGCGCGCCGGGAAATCCTCCAGCTCCGCCAGGCCGAGAAAGGCGGCGGTCTGACCCGGTGTGGCCGTCAAGGCAAAACGTCCGCACATGATCGATTGCTCCGCCTTCGAATGGTTCCGCCAGAAAGTGGCGATGGAACAGCGGCACTGCAACCGCTAAAGCTGTCCGGCAACGGCCGTCCACAGCGGGCTGCGGCGATCGAACGGTTGGGGGCCATGGGCGATACACGAAAGATACTGCCGGCGGTCTCGGTGGCCGTGGTGCGTGGCGACACCGTGCTGTTGGTCAAGCGGGCGCGGCAACCTTCACAGGGTCTCTATGCCTTTCCCGGCGGCAAGGTCGAGGCCGGCGAGACTCTGGAGGATGCCGCCAGGCGCGAACTGCTGGAAGAGACTGGTCTGCGTGCCACCGGTTTCCGCCCGCTTCGCGAAATCCATATCGACGGCAGGGACGATTCCCACCCGGTCGATTACCGCCTCACGGTCTTCGGCGCCGCCTATACAGGCGGCGAGGCCGTGGCCAGCGACGATGCCGAGACAGCCGCCTTCTACACGCTCCGCGAAATGGCGGCGCTGCCGCTTGCCGGCTCGGTGTTCGCGGTGGCGGAAGATCTGCTTGGCCGACTTGCTGGTTCTCCTGAAAGCCGCTGAAATCCCCAACCGCCTCGCCGGAAACGCCTTGCAGGCGACAAATTGTTTGGCCACATAGACTCATGAGCCGCGCTCCTCTTCTTGTCGCTTTGTGCCTTGCTGTGACTACGGCCGTGGCCGTGCCGCCCGCATTCAGCGCCGAGTCGCCGTTCGAACCGGGGTTGATGCGACTCGCGGAGGTGCTGGGGTCGCTGCATTTCCTGCGCAACCTGTGCGGCGAGAAGGGCGACCAGTGGCGTGGCGAGATGGAAAAACTGCTCGATTCGGAAAATCCGGATCCGGAGCGTCGCGCCCGCTTCATCGCCAGCTTCAATCGCGGCTATCGTTCCTTCGGCGGTACCTATACGCAGTGCACCGCTTCAGCCGCGGAAGCCATCAGCCGCTACATGAAGGAAGGCGAGACGCTGTCGCGCGATATCGCCTCGCGCTACGGCAACTAGGCGTCCATCAACAGATATCCGAGCCGTCGCTGGGCATGTCGGACAAATCTGGCTTGTAGCGGCCTGTGTCTTGATGCAATTCTGATGTTGCACTTCTGCAACAACGTTAATCAAACGTTACCGCAAGAATGCGAAATTAACTCAAACTGAAGGTTTTCACCCCGCAGGCCGGCCTAATCGGCTAAGTTTGATCCGGGTTGAAACGCAGCTTCGCCAGACACAGCCGTCTACTGTAAAAGACGATCAAAAAAATGTCGTATTTACAGATACTTACTTAGGGCTGCGTGTAAACGGAACAGATCAAGCTTGATCCGCGCTATTGATGGATTGCTGCTTGAAAGGGTGGACATCGCTTATGGAACATGGTGTCAACGACATCGACGCGCTGGTCAGGGAAGAAAAGCGCCTGACGGCGGTGGAAAGCCACAGCGAAGCCTGGGCCGAAGGGCTTTCGGCCGGCATCGAGCCCGAGATCATTGCCGAAGCCGCGCTCGAGACCGCATTCGGTGAAATGCTGCGCGCCAACGGCGAGACATCGGCCCTTGCCCTGCTCGACCGCATGCGTGAAAAGGTGATCGCTGGCGCCTTCGAACCCGAACGGCTGCGGCACTGAACCGACATCCGGTTCTTTGACGATCGAGTGCCGTTTGGGCATCATGCCCGGGAGCCAAGGAGATACGGGCAGTGAATTTTCCGATGTCAGGCCGGCCGAAGGGCCTGGTCCTCTACATCCGCCTCGCTACTTGCTGTGCCGCGATTGCCTTCGTGACGTGCCTGGCCAGCAGCCCGGCCCATGCGCTGAGTGAAATTCAGCGCGAAGAGCTTCCCTCCCCGATCACACCGTCAACGAACGACGACGTTTCGCCGCCCGGCGGCGCGATTCCCATGCCCGACCCGGTGGGCACACCGCCTTCGACCGGCCAGCAGCCGGCCGCTCCGGACGCTGCGGAGCCCGACAGTCCACCGGATGGAGGCACCAACAGGCCGCGTGTCGATCCCGAGGCGCCCTTGCCTGAGGTGGTCTACGACCTAGGCAAGCTGCCCGAGCCCGTCCGGCGCATGCATGATCTGATCATCGAAGCCTGCAAGGGCGGCGATATCGAAAAGCTCCGGCCCTTGATCGGCCAGGGCGACAGCATGACCCAGCTGTCGCTGGCCGACATCGACGGCGACGCCATCGCCTTCCTCAAAGGCCTGTCCGGCGACCCTGACGGCCAGGAGATCCTGGCCATACTGGAGGAGGTGCTCAGCGCCGGCTATGTCCATGTCGACGCCGGAACGCCGCAGGAACTCTATGTCTGGCCGTATTTCTTCGCGCTGCCGCTGGACAAGCTCGACGCCAAGCAGCGGGTCGAGCTGTTCAAGATCGTCACCGCCGGCGATTTCGACGACATGAAACAGTTCGGCGCCTATATCTTCTATCGCGTCGGCATCACGCCCGCCGGGCAGTGGACATTTTTTGTCGCCGGGGACTGAGCCCTTTACCCTCCCCACAAGGGGGAGGTAGAGGCTACCCCGGCAACGCCTCGGAAAACTCCACCGCCCTGCCCTGGCCCGGTGTGACGATCTCGCCTTCCCACATGACGCGCCGGCCGCGAATGACGGTGCCGACCGGCCAGCCGGTCACTTCCTTGCCGTCATAAGGCGTCCAGCCTGCCTTCGAGCCGGCCTGCGCATTGGTGATGGTCTCACGCCGCTTCATATCCACAACCGTGAAGTCGGCGTCGTAGCCGGCGGCGATGCGGCCTTTTCTGGCCATGCCGAAAATGCGCTGCGGGCCGTGGCTGGAGAGATCGACGAAGCGCTGCAAGGTCAGCCGTCCGGCGTTGACGTGGTCGAGCATGATCGGCACCAGCGTTTGCACACCGGTCATGCCCGAGGGCGAGGCTGGATAGGGTTTTGCCTTTTCCGCCAGCGTGTGCGGTGCGTGATCGGAGCCGAGCACATCTACGATGCCTTGCGCGATGCCGTGCCAGACGCCGTCGCGGTGGCGAGAGGCGCGCACCGGCGGGTTCATCTGGATCAGCGTGCCGAGCCTGAGATAGTCGTCGGCGCTCAGCGTCAGATGGTGCGGCGTCGCCTCGCAGGTCGCGACGTCCTTGTGCTGTTCAAGGAACAGGATCTCCTCGGCGGTCGAGATGTGCAGGACGTGGATGCGGGCGCGAGCGTCGCGCGCTATGCGCACCAGCCGTTCAGTGCAGCGCAAGGCGGCGAGCTCGTCTCGCCAGACCGGATGCGATGACGGATCGCCCTCGATGCGTTCGCCAAGCCGCTCACGCAGCCGGAACTCGTCCTCCGAATGAAAGGCGGCACGTCGGCGGGTGTTCCGCAGGATCGAGGCAACACCCTCGTCATCCTCGACCAGCAGGTCGCCGGTGGACGATCCCATGAAGACCTTTATTCCTGCAGCGCCGGGCAACCGCTCGAGTTCTCCGACATCCCCGGCGTTGTCGCGGGTGCCGCCGACCCAGAACGCGAAATCGCAATGCATGCGGCCGCTGCCGCGCCGGACCTTGTCGGCAAGCGTTGCCTCGCTGGTGGTCAGCGGGTTGGTGTTGGGCATCTCGAACACGGCGGTGACACCGCCGAGCACCGCCGCCCGCGAGCCCGTTTCCAGATCTTCCTTGTGCTCCAGCCCCGGTTCGCGAAAATGCACCTGACTGTCGACGACACCGGGCAGGATGTGCAGGCCGCGGCAGTCGATGGTCTCGCCGGCCGAGGCCTGGCGGAGATCGCCTATCGCCGCGATGCGCCCATTCTTCACGCCGATGTCACGTGCCCCCTCGCCATCATGGTTGACCACTGTGCCGCCTGTCAGGATGAGGTCGTAGGTCATGGCCATGCTCTCTTGCGGGGGGAGTGTCAGCGGCTTACGTAATGACCAACCGTTTTGCAAGATCAGGCTTTTATCCTCCCCATGCCCTTTGCCCTGCTGAAAGACCGCGCGCTCATCTCCGTCTCCGGCCCTGATGCCGAGCACTTTCTGCAAAATATCCTGACCACCGATCTCGATACACTCGGCACCAGCGAAGCCAAGCCCGGCGCGTTGTTGACGCCACAAGGCAAGATCCTGTTCGACTTCCTGATCTCGCGCGCCGGCGAAAACGCCTTCCGGTTGGAATGCCGGGCCGATATTTCGGATGATTTCATTCGCCGGCTGACGCTCTACAAGCTTCGCGCTAGGGTCGAGATTGCCAAGTCGGAACAGGCGCTTGTCGCTGTTGCGTGGGGAAAAGAGTCAATCGCCTCACAAAATGATTCAACCGCGGTTGCCGACAGGCGCTTTCCCGACGAAAGCGTCACACGCACCTATGCCGGCGTTGCCGACGCCGGCGACATCGCCGCGTGGCAGGCCTTCCGCATAGCGTACGGCATCGCCGAAAGCGGCGCCGATTATGCATTGGGCGACGCCTTCCCGCATGACGTGCTGCTCGACGAGACCGGCGGCGTCGGCTTCAGGAAAGGCTGCTATGTCGGCCAGGAGGTCGTCTCGCGCATGCAGCATCGCGGCACGGCAAGGCGACGCGTGCTGATCGTCCAGGCCGGGCTTGCCTTGCCCGCTTCCGGCTCCGAACTCACCGTCGAAGGACGGCCTGTCGGCACGCTCGGTTCGAGCGCCGGCGATATCGGGCTTGCCATTGCCCGCATCGACAGGGTCAAGGTGGCGCTCGACGCCGGCCAGTCGATCCTGGCTGGCGATGTGCCGGTGACGGTGACCATTCCCGCCTGGGCCAAATTCAGTTTTCCGCAGGAAACAGTCAGCGCGGAGGAAGCCTGATGGCAGCGGACCGCACCGGCGCGCCGCCGCGCGCCTGGCAGCGCATGCTGTCGGGCCGCCGGCTTGACCTGCTCGACCCCTCCCCGCTCGACATCGAGATTTCGGACATTGCCCACGGGCTTGCCCGCGTCGCGCGATGGAACGGCCAGACCAGGGGCGAGCATGCGTTTTCGGTCGCTCAGCACTCGCTGCTGGTCGAGGCCCTGTTCAGCGATCTGGTGCCGCAGGCTTCGGCCACCGACCAGCTCGCGGCGCTTCTGCACGATGCGCCTGAATATGTCATCGGCGACATGATCTCACCGTTCAAGTCGGTGATGGGCGGCAGCTACAAGGACTGCGAATTGCGCCTGCAGCGCGCCATCCATCTGCGCTTTTCGCTGCCTCCCGAACCGGCCGCGGCGCTGCGCAGGGACATCAAGCGCGCCGACCAGATCGCCGCCTATTTCGAGGCAACGCTGCTTGCCGGCTTCTCGACCGCCGAGGCGACCGAATTCTTCGGCCGCCCGCGCGGTTTCTCCGCCGAGCGCTTCGATTTCACACCACGCTCGGTAACCTGGGCGCAGGATGCGTTCCTGAAGCGGTTTTCGGCGCTTGAGAAGTCGCGACACCCGGTTGCGACTTCGGCGTTAGGGTAGAGAACGCTAAATTAACCGGAAACGGCAACAGTGTGGTGTTCGATCACGCACCGCAGGCGCGCCTCATGCCCGTCGTGGATGTCAAGGATGGTTCGATCGTCCCGGAGCGGGTGGCCGAAGGCGTGGAGCGCTCTCGTCGCATGGAAAATGAGCTGCGCGAACAGAACGAACGCTTTTCAGCCGCTGTCGAGAACATGTCGCATGGGCTGTGCATGTTCGACGCCGACGAACGCATGATCATCTGCAACGGCAACTACATCAAACTCTTCTGCCTCGACGCCAAGCTGGTACGACCGGGCATCCACTTCATCGACATCCTGCGCCACAGCGTCGACATCGGCATCGCCTCGCAAAGCGCCGACGAGCTCTATGCCATCCGCAAACCCTATATCGACCAGGCGAAACCCTCGACTTACGAAGAGACGCTGTCGGATGGTCGCATTATCAACATCTCACACCGGCCGCTGGCCGTGGGCGGCTGGGTCTCGATCTACGAGGACATCACCGAACAGCGGCGCGCCGAGCAGGACCTCAAGGAGCAGCATCGCCGTTTCGACGCAGCGCTCGCCAACATGTCGCAAGGCCTGCTGATGTACGACGCCGACGGCAAGATGATCGTACGCAACCGGCGTTTTCTGGAGCTCTACAAGGTCACCGCGGCGGACTTTCCGCTCGGAACGACGCATCGCGACGCACTCGAAAAACTGCTGGAACTCGGCATCTATCAGCAGATCGACGTCGACAGCGAAGTTGCCAAGACCGAAGCCTGCCTGGTGGCGGCGAAAATGCATTCGGCCTATCGCTATCTTACCGACGGCAGGACGGTTCTGGTCACACGCCAGCCGATGAGCGGCGGCGGCTGGGTGGTGACCTTCGATGATGTCACCGAACGTCGACGCACCGAAGAGCGCATGATCCATCTTGCGCATCACGACACGCTGACCGGACTGCCCAACCGCTCGATGTTTCGCGAACGGCTCGACCTGGCGCTGGAAGATGCGGCGGCACCGCCTCTGGCGATCTTCTCGCTCGACCTCGACCGCTTCAAGGCCGTCAACGACACCTGGGGACATCCCGCCGGCGACTGGCTCCTGAAAAGCGTGGCCGAGCGGCTGCAGCGCTGCCTGAGTAATGAGACAGATGTCGTCGCCCGCTTCGGCGGCGACGAGTTCGTCGTCATGCAGTTCAACTCCAGGGGCATCGCCGATGCTGAAAAACTGGCGAAGCGCATCGTCGAGGCCATCGCAAGACCGTTTCGCGACAAGAGCCGGGATATGCATATCGGCATCAGCCTGGGCATTGCCGTATTCCCTGAAGACGGCAAGGACGCCGATACGCTGCTGAAAAACGCCGATACGGCGCTCTATCGGGCGAAGAGCGAAGGGAGAAACCTCTATCGCTTCTTCGAGCCCGCGATGGACGCCATCGTGCAGGCCCGGCGGGCGCTCGAAGTCGACCTCGACGCGGCGCTGCCGCGCCAGGAGTTCGATCTCGATTTCCAGCCCATCATGAACATCGCCTCCGGTGAGATCATCGGCGCCGAGGCCTTGATGCGCTGGCATTCGCCGGCGCGCGGCACCGTCGCGCCTGACACGTTCATTCCGGTCGCCGAAGAAACCGGGCTGATCGTGCCGCTCGGCGAATGGGCGCTGAGAAAGGCCTGCGCAGCGGCAGCCAGCTGGCCTCCCGGTTTGCGCATCGCGGTCAATGTCTCGGCCGTGCAGCTCAAAAACGGCGGGTTTGCCCGCAGCGTCATATCGGCCCTGGCCTTTTCAGGTGTGCCGGCCGCACAGCTGGAACTGGAAATCACCGAAACCGTGTTGATGGACGAGAGCAAGGCCGTGCTGAAGACGCTGCGGCAGTTGCGCGATCTCGGCATCCGCATCGCGCTGGATGATTTCGGCACCGGCTATTCCTCGCTCGGCTATCTCAGGAGTTTCCCGGTCGACAAGATCAAGATCGATCGCTCCTTCATCCATGACATGGGCAATCGCGACACGGCGGCGATCGTGCGCACCATCATCGGGCTCGGCAACGAGCTTGGCGTTGTCGTCACCGCCGAGGGCGTCGAGACCGAGGTGCAACTCGACATGCTGCGCGACAATGGCTGTGCCGAGGCGCAGGGCTATCTGATCGGCGTGCCGTCGAAGGCGGCGGACATCCAGCGCCTGCTGAAGTCGCGCGCCCTGCACAGCCAAACTGGCTGATGGCATCGGCGGTCAGTTCAGCGTTGCCAGATATTTCTCGTGGAAGCTGACATAGCCGGGCTCGACCACCTTCAGGTGCCGTTCGATCAGCGCGTGAAACTGCGGCAGCTGATGGAACGGCACGCCGGGATAGGCATGATGCTCGGCATGGAACGGCATGTTCCAGGCCAGCTTGCGCACCAGCCAATTGGTCAGCGTGGTTCTTGTATTCTCCAGCATATTGGCCACGAACGGACAGCGGCCGTGCTCGGCCAGCAGATAGAGGCGCAAAAAGGGCTGACCGAGCAGAGCCGGAATGATCCAGACATAGACAAGCACAGTGAGCCGGAAATAGACGGCGAGCAGAATGACGACGGCATAGAAGGCGATCATGGCGCGCGCTTCGGCCCGCACCTTGGGTCGGCCTTTCGGCGGCACATAGCTTTCCTGGCCGCCGCCAACTGCATTGGCGTAGAGCGTCTTGAGATGGCCCCACCACAGCGGGATGCCGGACACATGCACGAGATATTGCCGCAGCGTTTCCGGTTTGGGAAAGGCCAGTTCCGGATCGTTCTCGGGATCCTGGGTGAAGCGGTGATGGGCGAAATGGAAATAGCGGAACCAGTCGGCCGGCAGCGCGAGCGCCAGGCTGCATACCCGCGCCACGACGTCATTCAACCACTGTGTCTCGAAGGCCGTGCGATGAACCGTCTCGTGCAGCAGCGTGAACAGGAAGACGATCAGGATACCTTGGGGCAGCATCAGCAGCGGCCAGAATGGCACCCTGGCCGCAATCAGCGATCCGATGATCGCAATCGCACCCCAATGGGCGCCGAGCTGAGCGAGACCCGCAACGTCGGATTTGGCGGTCAGGCGATTGCGCTCTTCCGGGGTCAGTGACGCGATTATATCGCGATGGTCCATCGGCTTCGATCCAGGCTGGCGATTTGGCGAGCCCACTCTAGTCGATGAAAAAGCTTTCCAAAAACGACGATTCCTGCAATTTGGATAAGTTCATCTTATCTATCTGGCGACTATGGTCACATCTCCATCGCTGAAAGGACTTCAGGCCTTCGAGGCTGCGGCGCGCACGGGCAGCTTTGCCGCGGCGGCGGAAGAGCTTTCGGTCTCGGCGGCGGCTGTCAGCCAGCTTATCCGCACCGTCGAGGAACAGATGGGGCGCAAGCTGTTCCACCGGGTCAACCGCAAGGTTGTCCTCACCGAGGCCGGCGTGGAAATGCTGCCACGGTTGACCATGGCCTTCCAGGAAATCGGCAGCGTCTCGCGCGAATTGGGCGGCGATGCCTTCCGCCCGCGCCTGGTGGTATCGGTGCCACCTTCGATGGCGATGGGCTGGCTTTCGCAGCGCCTCGCCGGCTTCGTCGCAAGCCACGGCGCCGCAGACATATCGCTGCGCGGCGATGACGACCCGGTGCCGTTCGACCGTGAGCTGATCGATATCAGGCTCTCCTACGGTCCGCATTATCGCGAGCACCCGACCGAGGACATCGCCCGGGACGCCGTCTATCCCGTCTGCGCGCCAAAACTTGCCAGCAGGATCAAGGCTGACGGCGGTCCACTCGCAGGGCTGCCGCTGATCCACACCGATTGGGGACCGACCGGCGCCTCGTTTCCGTCCTGGCGAAACTGGCTCGAGGCGGAAGGCGTCCAGCCCGGCCGGGCGGCGCAGCGCGGCCTGTCGGCCAACTCGTCGCGCGCCGCCCTCGACCTCGCCATTTCGGGGCTGGGCGTGGCGCTGGCGCAAGGGGTCTATTGTGCCGAAGCGGTGGAGGACGGCAGGCTGGTCCGGCCCGCTGCCAGGGCGATCGCGCTGCGCCAGCCCTATTGCCTGACCATTCCCGAACGCAGCGCCAGGCGCGATGTCGTGGCGGCGTTCCGCGATTGGATGACCGAGGAATGCCGGCGCGCCGTGGGCGCGCCGGCGCTGACCTGACGATGGCGATGGTCAGAGGTGCCCGCTCAAGGCCGCCACCATGTCCTTGCTCGTCGCCACCGGAACAATCTCGAACTCGACCAGATCAGCCCATTCGATCACCCAGCGCTGCAGGAGCGTGACGTCGTCCGTCTCCACCAGCAGGAAGCAGCGGCTCATATCCGCGGCGATCCAGCTGTGGTGCACGACCAGCTCATCCGGCTTCAGGCGGCCCCGATCGCGGAAGCGACGGTAGATATCCTTGCGGTCGCAGCCGGTGAAATCCTCGATCACGATGAACTGCATGTTTTCCCCTTGGCTGAACTACTGTCGCCCCGGCCGGTCGAGCCGCTCCAGGAACCACTGCGTCAGCCGCACCCAGACCTCGTCCTTCTCGCCGGAGTCCTCCCAGCCGTGGTCGAGATTCGGGTTGTCGTTGACCTCGATGACGAAGACGCCGTCCTTGGTCTCCTTGAGGTCGACGCCGTAAAGGCCGTCGCCGATGCAGCGTGCCGCCTTGACCGCGGTCTCGACGACATGCGGCGGCGTCTCCTTCAGCGTGAAGGTCTTGATGCCGCCCTGGTCGGGCTTGCCATTGGCCTTGTGGTTGACGATCTGCCAGTGCTTCTTGGCCATCAGATAGTGCACGGCAAACAGCGGCTGGCCGCCGAGCACGCCGACGCGCCAGTCATATTCGGTCGGAATGAATTTCTGCGCGATGAGGAGGTCGGAATCTTCCAGCCACTCGGTCGCAAGCCGTGTCAGTTCCTCGAGATTCTCGCATTTCTTGACGCCGCGCGAGAAGGACGAATCCGGGATCTTCAGCACCAGCGGGAAACCCAGTGTCTGCGCGGCCAGTTCGAAATCGGAGGTGCCGGCGATCATCACGGTCGGCGGCACCGGCACCTTGTTGTAGGCCATCAGCTCGTTGAGATAGACCTTGTTGGTGCAACGGATCATCGACAGCGGATCGTCGATGACGGGCATGCCTTCCTGCTGGGCGCGGCGGGCGAAACGATAGGTGTGGTTGGAGATCGAG from Mesorhizobium sp. 113-3-3 encodes the following:
- a CDS encoding SOS response-associated peptidase; translation: MCGRFALTATPGQTAAFLGLAELEDFPARYNIAPTQPVLMATAGVPRAPGSNLPDRQPMLVRWGLIPAWVKDTREFPLLFNARSEGAIEKASFKAAMRHRRALVPASGFYEWRQSGGKKGQPYWVRPRHGGLVAFAGLIETYAEPGGSEMDTGAILTVNANADIAHIHDRMPVVIDPRDFARWLDCRTLEPRDVADLLRPAQLDFFEAIPVSDLVNKVANTGPEIQQRGEIGPDPEKARRQKPGADESQMTLF
- a CDS encoding NUDIX hydrolase, which encodes MGDTRKILPAVSVAVVRGDTVLLVKRARQPSQGLYAFPGGKVEAGETLEDAARRELLEETGLRATGFRPLREIHIDGRDDSHPVDYRLTVFGAAYTGGEAVASDDAETAAFYTLREMAALPLAGSVFAVAEDLLGRLAGSPESR
- a CDS encoding TIGR02301 family protein, encoding MSRAPLLVALCLAVTTAVAVPPAFSAESPFEPGLMRLAEVLGSLHFLRNLCGEKGDQWRGEMEKLLDSENPDPERRARFIASFNRGYRSFGGTYTQCTASAAEAISRYMKEGETLSRDIASRYGN
- a CDS encoding dihydroorotase — its product is MAMTYDLILTGGTVVNHDGEGARDIGVKNGRIAAIGDLRQASAGETIDCRGLHILPGVVDSQVHFREPGLEHKEDLETGSRAAVLGGVTAVFEMPNTNPLTTSEATLADKVRRGSGRMHCDFAFWVGGTRDNAGDVGELERLPGAAGIKVFMGSSTGDLLVEDDEGVASILRNTRRRAAFHSEDEFRLRERLGERIEGDPSSHPVWRDELAALRCTERLVRIARDARARIHVLHISTAEEILFLEQHKDVATCEATPHHLTLSADDYLRLGTLIQMNPPVRASRHRDGVWHGIAQGIVDVLGSDHAPHTLAEKAKPYPASPSGMTGVQTLVPIMLDHVNAGRLTLQRFVDLSSHGPQRIFGMARKGRIAAGYDADFTVVDMKRRETITNAQAGSKAGWTPYDGKEVTGWPVGTVIRGRRVMWEGEIVTPGQGRAVEFSEALPG
- the ygfZ gene encoding CAF17-like 4Fe-4S cluster assembly/insertion protein YgfZ, producing the protein MPFALLKDRALISVSGPDAEHFLQNILTTDLDTLGTSEAKPGALLTPQGKILFDFLISRAGENAFRLECRADISDDFIRRLTLYKLRARVEIAKSEQALVAVAWGKESIASQNDSTAVADRRFPDESVTRTYAGVADAGDIAAWQAFRIAYGIAESGADYALGDAFPHDVLLDETGGVGFRKGCYVGQEVVSRMQHRGTARRRVLIVQAGLALPASGSELTVEGRPVGTLGSSAGDIGLAIARIDRVKVALDAGQSILAGDVPVTVTIPAWAKFSFPQETVSAEEA
- a CDS encoding HD family hydrolase translates to MAADRTGAPPRAWQRMLSGRRLDLLDPSPLDIEISDIAHGLARVARWNGQTRGEHAFSVAQHSLLVEALFSDLVPQASATDQLAALLHDAPEYVIGDMISPFKSVMGGSYKDCELRLQRAIHLRFSLPPEPAAALRRDIKRADQIAAYFEATLLAGFSTAEATEFFGRPRGFSAERFDFTPRSVTWAQDAFLKRFSALEKSRHPVATSALG
- a CDS encoding putative bifunctional diguanylate cyclase/phosphodiesterase; protein product: MPVVDVKDGSIVPERVAEGVERSRRMENELREQNERFSAAVENMSHGLCMFDADERMIICNGNYIKLFCLDAKLVRPGIHFIDILRHSVDIGIASQSADELYAIRKPYIDQAKPSTYEETLSDGRIINISHRPLAVGGWVSIYEDITEQRRAEQDLKEQHRRFDAALANMSQGLLMYDADGKMIVRNRRFLELYKVTAADFPLGTTHRDALEKLLELGIYQQIDVDSEVAKTEACLVAAKMHSAYRYLTDGRTVLVTRQPMSGGGWVVTFDDVTERRRTEERMIHLAHHDTLTGLPNRSMFRERLDLALEDAAAPPLAIFSLDLDRFKAVNDTWGHPAGDWLLKSVAERLQRCLSNETDVVARFGGDEFVVMQFNSRGIADAEKLAKRIVEAIARPFRDKSRDMHIGISLGIAVFPEDGKDADTLLKNADTALYRAKSEGRNLYRFFEPAMDAIVQARRALEVDLDAALPRQEFDLDFQPIMNIASGEIIGAEALMRWHSPARGTVAPDTFIPVAEETGLIVPLGEWALRKACAAAASWPPGLRIAVNVSAVQLKNGGFARSVISALAFSGVPAAQLELEITETVLMDESKAVLKTLRQLRDLGIRIALDDFGTGYSSLGYLRSFPVDKIKIDRSFIHDMGNRDTAAIVRTIIGLGNELGVVVTAEGVETEVQLDMLRDNGCAEAQGYLIGVPSKAADIQRLLKSRALHSQTG
- a CDS encoding fatty acid desaturase family protein; translation: MDHRDIIASLTPEERNRLTAKSDVAGLAQLGAHWGAIAIIGSLIAARVPFWPLLMLPQGILIVFLFTLLHETVHRTAFETQWLNDVVARVCSLALALPADWFRYFHFAHHRFTQDPENDPELAFPKPETLRQYLVHVSGIPLWWGHLKTLYANAVGGGQESYVPPKGRPKVRAEARAMIAFYAVVILLAVYFRLTVLVYVWIIPALLGQPFLRLYLLAEHGRCPFVANMLENTRTTLTNWLVRKLAWNMPFHAEHHAYPGVPFHQLPQFHALIERHLKVVEPGYVSFHEKYLATLN
- a CDS encoding LysR substrate-binding domain-containing protein, with amino-acid sequence MVTSPSLKGLQAFEAAARTGSFAAAAEELSVSAAAVSQLIRTVEEQMGRKLFHRVNRKVVLTEAGVEMLPRLTMAFQEIGSVSRELGGDAFRPRLVVSVPPSMAMGWLSQRLAGFVASHGAADISLRGDDDPVPFDRELIDIRLSYGPHYREHPTEDIARDAVYPVCAPKLASRIKADGGPLAGLPLIHTDWGPTGASFPSWRNWLEAEGVQPGRAAQRGLSANSSRAALDLAISGLGVALAQGVYCAEAVEDGRLVRPAARAIALRQPYCLTIPERSARRDVVAAFRDWMTEECRRAVGAPALT
- a CDS encoding DUF3303 domain-containing protein, with protein sequence MQFIVIEDFTGCDRKDIYRRFRDRGRLKPDELVVHHSWIAADMSRCFLLVETDDVTLLQRWVIEWADLVEFEIVPVATSKDMVAALSGHL